The Rhinolophus ferrumequinum isolate MPI-CBG mRhiFer1 chromosome 4, mRhiFer1_v1.p, whole genome shotgun sequence genome has a window encoding:
- the LOC117021754 gene encoding DNA repair protein complementing XP-G cells isoform X1, with amino-acid sequence MGVHGLWKLLECSGRQVSPETLEGKILAVDISIWLNQALKGVRDRHGNSIENAHLLTLFHRLCKLLFFRIRPIFVFDGDAPLLKKQTLAKRRHKRDLATDDSRKTTEKLLSTFLKRQAIKTALRSKRDEALPSLTQVQREDDIYALPPLQKEEKNSSEEEDEKEWQERMNHKQALQEEFFQNPHAVDIESEDFSSLPPEIKHEILTEMKEFTKRRRTLFEAMPEESNDFSQYQLKGLLKKNQLNQHIENVQKEMNQQHSGQIRRQYEDEGGFLKEVESRRVVSEDTSHYILIKGIQAKKVAEVDSESFPSFSKMHSMRSDMKSSPCEKLQPEKEPDATPPSPRTLLALQAAMLGSSSEEELESGNQRQHNKSDASATVEGGSISPRTLLAIQGALDDDEDVKVHAGNDVQTGGPAARKLLIISSDEETDDGLKTRDGNGVLLTPVPHSTSVNFVEEHVINTNNEKELTDSAPLSSTGFCQGSESSVPKEQMPFIYMVNEAFQTNDEPTVNDREALTPLENAVVGPTNAPGLPSGRELTSASLTSPSSISRHETYTKVLELQQDLCPAQNKYDSSVLSSDDEIEHEKNPASEITGTASLQEANNTLSVPSKAISNLENAVSLNAREPENFLKTIQEHEVVESAGQDLISIPKFVESMEIDSEESESDGSFIEVRSIISDDEPQAELSEASKPFSGQSKEEPIGTKKEEATGDSEGLLRDNPESEALGIEPHEETEKDTDSSFTEWQDIDLEELETLESSLLAQQNSLKAQKQQQERIAATVTGQMFLESQELLRLFGIPYIEAPMEAEAQCAILDLTDQTSGTITDDSDIWLFGARHVYKNFFNKNKFVEYYQYVDFHNQLGLDRNKLINLAYLLGSDYTEGIPTVGCVTAMEILNEFPGHGLEPLLKFSEWWHEAQKNKKIRPNPYDTKVKKKLRKLQLSPGFPNPAVADAYLKPVVNDSRESFLWGKPDLDKIREFCQRYFGWNRTKTDESLFPVLKQLNAQQTQLRIDSFFRLAQQEKQDVKGIKSQRLNRAVTCMLRKEREAAASEIEAVSVAIEKEYEFPDKAKGKTQKRSTANKWKESSSLKRARLLDSNPESECGGFLGEAYLSQSPNTSSSEGAECLSVMNMQRGKAAGEAKGSSVGLQNTLELGPVRDKGEGSTSSSSSDDDREKTKQVLVTARSVFGKKKRKLRCTRGRKKNLI; translated from the exons ATGGGAGTCCATGGGCTCTGGAAGCTGCTGGAGTGCTCCGGGCGGCAGGTCAGCCCGGAAACGCTGGAAGGGAAGATACTTGCCGTGG ATATTAGCATTTGGTTAAACCAAGCGCTTAAAGGAGTCCGGGATCGCCATGGGAACTCAATAGAAAATGCTCACCTTCTCACTTTGTTTCATCGGCTCTGTAAACTCTTATTTTTTCGAATTCGTCCTATTTTTGTGTTTGATGGGGATGCTCCACTATTGAAGAAACAGACTTTG GCCAAGAGAAGACATAAAAGGGACTTGGCAACCGATGACTCCAGAAAAACTACAGAGAAACTTTTGAGcacatttttgaaaagacaagCTATAAAAACTGCCTTAAGAAGCAAAAG AGATGAAGCACTACCCAGTCTTACTCAAGTGCAAAGAGAAGATGACATCTATGCTTTGCCACCtttacaaaaggaagaaaaaaacag TTCagaagaggaagatgaaaaagaatgGCAAGAAAGAATGAATCATAAACAAGCATTACag GAAGAGTTCTTTCAGAATCCTCATGCAGTAGATATTGAGTCTGAAGACTTTAGCAGCCTGCCCCCTGAAATAAAGCATGAAATCTTGACTGAGATGAAAGAATTTACCAAGCGAAGAAGAACATTATTTGAAGCAATGCCAGAG GAGTCCAATGACTTTTCACAGTACCAGCTCAAAGgcttacttaaaaaaaaccaacTAAACCAGCACATAGAAAATGTCCAAAAGGAAATGAATCAGCAACATTCAGGACAAATCCGAAGGCAATATGAAGATGAAGGGGGCTTTTTGAAGGAGGTAGAGTCAAGGAGAGTGGTCTCTGAAGACACTTCACATTATATCTTGATAAAAG gtATACAAGCTAAGAAAGTTGCAGAAGTGGATTCAGAGTCTTTTCCATCTTTCAGCAAAATGCACAGCATGCGTTCTGACATGAAATCGTCTCCATGTGAAAAACTGCAGCCAGAGAAAGAACCTGATGCTACCCCTCCTTCTCCACGAACTTTACTGGCTCTGCAAGCTGCCATGCTGGGAAGTAGCTCCGAAGAGGAGTTGGAGAGTGGGAATCAAAGGCAGCACAATAAGAGCGATGCATCTGCTACTGTAGAAGGAGGGTCCATATCACCACGGACTCTCTTAGCTATTCAGGGAGCTcttgatgatgatgaagatgtgAAAGTGCATGCCGGGAATGATGTGCAGACGGGAGGGCCAGCAGCGAGGAAGCTGCTTATAATCAgttctgatgaggaaactgatgacGGACTTAAAACGAGAGATGGAAACGGAGTACTGCTGACACCAGTGCCTCATTCAACCAGTGTGAACTTTGTAGAGGAACATGTAATCAACACTAATAATGAAAAAGAGCTGACAGACTCAGCTCCTTTGTCAAGTACAGGCTTTTGTCAGGGCAGTGAATCTAGCGTTCCAAAAGAACAAATGCCATTTATTTACATGGTTAATGAAGCCTTTCAGACAAACGATGAGCCTACAGTTAATGATAGAGAAGCTCTAACTCCTTTAGAAAACGCAGTGGTTGGACCTACGAATGCACCTGGGCTTCCGAGTGGAAGGGAACTGACATCAGCATCTCTGACGAGTCCAAGTTCTATATCAAGGCACGAAACATACACCAAAGTGCTTGAGCTACAACAAGATCTTTGTCCAGCTCAGAATAAATAtgattcttctgttctttcaagTGATGATGAAATAGAGCATGAAAAAAATCCTGCTTCTGAAATTACTGGCACTGCGAGTTTGCAAGAAGCGAATAACACACTAAGTGTCCCTTCAAAGGCAATAAGTAACTTAGAAAATGCAGTATCACTTAATGCTAGAGAGCCTGAGAATTTCCTGAAAACCATCCAAGAACATGAGGTTGTGGAATCTGCAGGCCAGGATTTAATTTCAATTCCAAAGTTCGTGGAATCAATGGAAATCGACTCTGAAGAAAGTGAATCTGATG GAAGTTTCATTGAAGTGCGGAGTATAATTAGTGATGATGAACCTCAAGCCGAGTTATCTGAAGCTTCCAAACCTTTCTCTGGACAAAGTAAAGAGGAACCAATAGGGACTAAGAAAGAAGAAGCCACTGGTGACTCTGAGGGCCTCCTAAGAGACAACCCTGAAAGCGAGGCCTTGGGTATTGAGCCACATGAGGAGACTGAAAAAGATACAGACAGTTCGTTCACTGAATGGCAAGATATTGATTTG gaGGAGCTGGAAACTCTGGAGAGCAGCCTTTTAGCTCAACAGAATTCATTGAAAGCTCAAAAACAGCAGCAAGAACGGATTGCTGCTACTGTTACAGGACAGATGTTTTTGGAGAGCCAG GAACTTCTTCGCCTATTTGGAATTCCCTACATCGAGGCTCCCATGGAAGCAGAGGCTCAGTGCGCCATCCTGGACCTGACTGATCAAACTTCCGGAACAATCACCGATGATAGTGACATTTGGCTATTTGGAGCACGGCATGTCTATAAAaacttctttaataaaaacaagtttgtAGAATACTACCAGTATGTGGACTTTCACAACCAATTAG gATTGGATcggaacaaattaataaatttggcCTATTTGCTTGGAAGTGATTACACAGAAGGGATACCAACTGTAGGTTGTGTTACAGCCATGGAAATTCTCAATGAATTTCCTGGACATGGCCTGGAACCTCTCCTAAAATTCTC AGAGTGGTGGCACGAAgctcaaaaaaataagaagattAGACCTAATCCTTATGAcactaaagtgaaaaaaaaattacgaaaGTTGCAACTCTCACCTGGCTTTCCCAACCCAGCTGTTGCAGATGCTTACCTGAAACCTGTGGTGAATGACTCCAGGGAATCGTTTCTGTGGGGGAAACCTGATCTTGACAAAATTAGAGA ATTTTGTCAGCGATATTTTGGCTGGAACAGGACGAAGACGGATGAGTCTCTCTTTCCAGTGTTAAAGCAACTGAATGCCCAGCAG acgCAGCTCCGAATTGATTCTTTCTTTAGATTAGCTCAACAGGAGAAACAAGATGTTAAGGGTATTAAGAGCCAGAGACTTAACAGAGCTGTAACGTGTAtgctgagaaaagaaagagaagcagcagccagTGAAATAGAAGCAGTTTCTGTTGCCATTGAGAAAGAATATGAGTTCCCTGATAAGGCAAAAGGTAAGACCCAGAAGAGAAGCACAGCAAATAAGTGGAAAGAGTCATCAAGCCTGAAAAGAGCGAGGCTTTTGGATTCTAACCCAGAGAGTGAATGTGGTGGGTTTTTGGGGGAGGCCTACCTCTCCCAGTCACCTAATACATCCTCAAGTGAGGGTGCCGAGTGTTTGTCTGTCATGAACATGCAGCGGGGAAAAGCCGCTGGAGAGGCAAAAGGCAGCTCTGTAGGTTTGCAGAACACACTGGAACTTGGTCCTGTAAGGGACAAAGGTGAAGGTTCGACTTCGAGCAGCTCCAGTGATGATGAccgagagaaaacaaaacaagtcctGGTGACTGCCAGATCTGTGtttgggaagaaaaagaggaaactgagatgtacaagaggaagaaagaaaaacctaatttaa